One Tiliqua scincoides isolate rTilSci1 chromosome 9, rTilSci1.hap2, whole genome shotgun sequence DNA segment encodes these proteins:
- the GFOD2 gene encoding glucose-fructose oxidoreductase domain-containing protein 2 translates to MKMLPGVGVFGTGSSARVLVPLLRAEGFSIQALWGKTEEEAKQLAEEMNISFYTSRTDDVLLHQDVDLVCINIPPPLTRQIAVKALGIGKNVICEKAATSVDAFRMVTAARYYPKLMSIVGNVLRFLPAFVKMKQLIEDHYVGDILVCDVRVYWGSLLSHKYNWICDELMGGGGLHTMGTYIIDLLTHLTSRKAEKVHGLLKTFVKQNSVINGIRHVTSDDFCFFQMLMSGGICSTVTLNFNMPGSFVHEVMIVGSAGRLIARGTDLYGQKNTAPQEELLLADSLNINAGLSEKGFKDIPMLYLKGMVYLVQALRQSFQDQEDQRTWDPKPVAMAASFEDGLYMQSVVDAIRQSSRSGEWEAVEDMTEEPDANQNLCEALQRNNL, encoded by the exons ATGAAAATGCTTCCaggtgtgggggtgtttgggACTGGGAGCTCAGCTCGAGTTCTGGTGCCTCTGCTGAGAGCAGAAGGCTTCTCCATCCAGGCGCTTTGGGGGAAAACTGAAGAAGAAGCAAAGCAACTAGCTGAGGAAATGAACATTTCTTTCTACACGAGTCGGACAGATGACGTCTTGCTCCACCAGGATGTGGATCTGGTTTGCATCAACATTCCCCCACCGTTAACACGACAAATTGCTGTGAAAGCTCTAG GAATTGGAAAGAATGTCATCTGTGAGAAAGCTGCTACCTCTGTGGATGCTTTCCGGATGGTCACCGCCGCCAGATACTACCCCAAACTCATGAGCATTGTAGGCAACGTCCTGCGTTTTCTGCCGGCTTTCGTCAAAATGAAGCAGTTAATTGAGGACCACTATGTGGGTGACATCCTGGTCTGTGACGTGCGAGTGTACTGGGGGAGCCTTCTTAGCCACAAATACAACTGGATCTGCGATGAGTTGATGGGCGGGGGCGGCTTGCACACGATGGGGACTTACATCATAGACCTTCTCACTCACCTGACAAGCCGAAAGGCAGAAAAGGTCCATGGCCTGCTGAAAACCTTTGTCAAACAGAACTCTGTCATCAACGGCATTCGACACGTCACCAGCGATGACTTTTGCTTTTTTCAGATGCTGATGTCAGGAGGCATCTGTAGCACGGTGACCCTTAACTTTAACATGCCTGGGTCATTTGTCCATGAGGTCATGATTGTTGGGTCTGCCGGGCGCCTTATAGCGCGTGGCACAGATTTGTATGGTCAGAAAAACACTGCCCCCCAAGAAGAGCTCCTCCTTGCGGACTCTCTGAACATCAATGCAGGGCTTTCCGAAAAAGGATTCAAAGACATACCCATGTTGTACCTTAAAGGGATGGTGTATCTGGTGCAAGCGCTCCGCCAGTCCTTCCAGGACCAGGAAGACCAGCGCACTTGGGATCCCAAGCCAGTTGCTATGGCAGCTTCCTTTGAAGATGGTCTCTACATGCAAAGCGTTGTAGATGCCATTAGACAATCCAGCAGGTCTGGGGAATGGGAAGCTGTGGAGGACATGACTGAGGAGCCAGATGCCAACCAAAACCTGTGTGAGGCTCTGCAGAGGAATAACCTATAa